The Candidatus Zixiibacteriota bacterium DNA segment CAGGATGCCGAGGATCTGGTGCAGGAGACGCTCTTGAAGGCCATCGACAACATTGACAAGTTCCGCGGCGACAGCGCTTTCGGCACCTGGCTTTACTCGATCGCCCTCAACCAGGGTCGCGCCCACTATAATCGCGCCAAGAAGACGGACTTGCAGTCGCTCGATGACCTCTTGCCGCTGCGCGAACACAATCATGGCGCTCCGTCCGGACACTTGCACGAATGGCGCGATCCGCATACGCTGCTGGAAAATGACGAGTTGAACCGCCTGATCGCCGCCGCCTT contains these protein-coding regions:
- a CDS encoding RNA polymerase sigma factor; the protein is QDAEDLVQETLLKAIDNIDKFRGDSAFGTWLYSIALNQGRAHYNRAKKTDLQSLDDLLPLREHNHGAPSGHLHEWRDPHTLLENDELNRLIAAAFAELPPEYAIPFSLRYEEELSIKEIAEVLGITEAATKSRVLRARLFMRNRLDAVLGVEDRDQKVH